The Bacteroidota bacterium DNA segment AACTATTTCCTAACTTAGTATTTCATTACGTAATAATGCTTCCACTTAATAGTTTAATGCAAAAATTAAAGACTTTAGAAGACAGTTTAGAGGAGTGAAAGATATTCCTTTTTTATTGTTCAGACTATGTATACTTTATGCATAATTTTTCACCCTCCCCAGAAAATGGACTTGATCCATCACTATTAAACTACTCCATTTTATCACAAAAAAAAAGTCTAAACACCGAAATGTTTAGACTTCATAATAACTTAAAAGTACTTAATAAATTAAGCTAATTTAACGTCAATTGCGTTAAGACCTTTTCTTCCTTCTTTTAGATCGAAAGTAACATCGTCACCTTCATTTACTTCGTCTACTAATCCAGAAATATGTACAAAATACTCTTGATTGTCCTCGTTGTCTGTAATGAATCCAAATCCTTTTGAATCATTAAAAAATTTTACTTTACCTGTTTTCATAATGATGCAAAAGTATGTAAAAACATCTAACTAACTAGCAAAATATGCATTTCATTTTCA contains these protein-coding regions:
- a CDS encoding cold shock domain-containing protein — translated: MKTGKVKFFNDSKGFGFITDNEDNQEYFVHISGLVDEVNEGDDVTFDLKEGRKGLNAIDVKLA